From the genome of Capsicum annuum cultivar UCD-10X-F1 unplaced genomic scaffold, UCD10Xv1.1 ctg1934, whole genome shotgun sequence, one region includes:
- the LOC107841903 gene encoding polygalacturonase-like — MRIQILLQVIMMLFFHSSSGTKISYNVQSYGAKPDEKTDSTKAFMNAWAAACASTKPVMIYVPQGRYLIGSVAFWGQYCKNKATTIKIDGTLVAPSDYRVIGNTGNWIKFERVNGLKISGGTFDGQGAGLWACKTSDKSCPPGATTLAFYNSNNIVISGLTSLNSQMFHVVIDGCQNTKLQEMKISASASSPNTDGIHIEGSSGVTILKTVIGTGDDCVSIGPGTSNIWIENVSCGPGHGISIGSLGWSMQEPGVQNVTVKTTTFRGTQNGLRIKTWARPSNGFVKDVVFQHSVMVNARYPILIDQEYCPDQKNCPGQVSGVKIRDVTYQDIHGTSASQVALKLACSKAYPCQGIRLEDVNLTFKNQQAQALCSNAVGTSYGVNKPESCL; from the exons ATGAGAATCCAAATTCTTCTTCAAGTCATCATGATGTTATTCTTCCATTCATCATCTGGAACGAAGATTAGTTACAACGTGCAGAGTTATGGAGCCAAACCTGATGAGAAGACCGATTCAACAAAAGCATTTATGAATGCATGGGCTGCAGCTTGTGCTTCCACAAAGCCTGTCATGATATATGTGCCACAAGGAAGGTATTTAATAGGAAGTGTGGCATTTTGGGGACAATATTGCAAGAATAAAGCTACTACAATAAAGATTGATGGTACCTTAGTGGCTCCCTCTGATTATAGAGTTATAGGTAATACTGGAAATTGGATAAAGTTTGAGAGAGTCAACGGACTCAAAATTTCTGGTGGAACTTTTGATGGTCAAGGTGCTGGTCTTTGGGCTTGTAAAACCTCAGACAAAAGTTGTCCTCCTGGTGCAACG ACACTTGCCTTTTACAATTCAAACAACATAGTGATAAGTGGATTGACTTCATTAAATAGCCAGATGTTCCATGTGGTTATAGATGGGTGCCAAAATACTAAGCTACAGGAAATGAAAATTTCAGCCTCAGCTAGTAGCCCAAACACTGATGGGATTCACATAGAAGGTTCTTCTGGTGTCACCATTTTGAAAACTGTAATTGGTACTGGCGATGACTGTGTATCAATAGGCCCTGGCACCTCCAACATATGGATTGAAAATGTCTCCTGCGGCCCTGGTCACGGCATAAG CATTGGAAGTTTAGGCTGGAGTATGCAAGAACCTGGAGTTCAAAATGTCACAGTAAAGACCACTACATTTAGAGGTACTCAAAATGGTCTGAGAATAAAGACATGGGCAAGGCCTAGCAATGGATTTGTGAAGGATGTTGTCTTTCAACATTCTGTGATGGTTAACGCCAGATACCCCATCTTAATTGACCAAGAATATTGCCCTGATCAAAAGAATTGTCCTGGCCAG GTATCAGGAGTTAAGATACGCGATGTAACATATCAAGACATTCATGGAACATCAGCATCCCAAGTTGCTTTGAAACTTGCTTGTAGTAAGGCTTATCCGTGCCAAGGGATTAGACTGGAAGATGTAAATCTAACCTTTAAAAATCAACAAGCACAAGCATTATGCTCCAATGCTGTTGGAACTTCCTATGGTGTAAATAAACCAGAAAGTTGTTTGTAG